The Sphingobium sp. BYY-5 genome contains a region encoding:
- a CDS encoding GNAT family N-acetyltransferase, translated as MAGSDWRPNIHPLDHPVWHSLRSGWSALAQGDDHAMRLDPRHGPFAAVADGRRDGLAALQPLIPPDGELWVVGRDATLAPPPAMHVARTALLAQMVAPTVSSAKGAAPDWRVLDEDDAQDMLELALLTKPGPYRFLTHRLGRFIGIYKDNKLVAMAGERMRLPGFTEVSGVCTHPDWRGRGLAGALMRIVMQTMVDRGETPFLHAYAAHEKTIGLYRTLGFEVRAELPMAVITAA; from the coding sequence ATGGCGGGATCTGACTGGAGGCCCAATATTCATCCGCTCGACCATCCTGTCTGGCATAGCCTGCGTTCGGGCTGGTCCGCGCTGGCACAGGGCGATGACCATGCCATGCGCCTCGATCCACGCCACGGCCCCTTCGCTGCCGTCGCGGACGGTCGGCGAGACGGTCTGGCAGCGCTCCAGCCGCTGATCCCTCCAGACGGGGAGCTATGGGTTGTCGGACGCGATGCAACCCTCGCTCCGCCGCCCGCCATGCATGTCGCCCGCACCGCCCTGCTGGCGCAGATGGTCGCGCCCACCGTCTCCTCCGCGAAAGGCGCAGCGCCCGATTGGAGGGTGCTGGACGAGGATGACGCGCAGGATATGCTGGAGCTGGCGCTGCTGACCAAGCCCGGCCCATACCGCTTCCTCACCCACCGGCTGGGGCGCTTCATCGGTATATATAAGGACAACAAGCTGGTCGCCATGGCGGGGGAGCGGATGCGCCTGCCGGGCTTTACCGAGGTGAGCGGCGTATGCACCCATCCCGACTGGCGCGGCCGGGGCCTTGCCGGCGCATTGATGCGGATCGTGATGCAGACGATGGTGGATCGCGGAGAAACACCCTTCCTCCATGCCTATGCCGCACATGAGAAGACGATTGGCCTCTATCGAACGCTGGGGTTCGAGGTTCGCGCCGAACTGCCGATGGCCGTTATCACCGCAGCCTGA
- a CDS encoding peptidase, with protein sequence MTYCVAVRVDQGLVMLSDTRTNAGMDNIARFRKSFTYHVPGERAITLMCSGNLSITQGVKAVLSKAIKEAQLNPDIETILNCDTMHRVAQIVGDAMRAMQTRYRDSIEMGGSGSSASIMIAGQRKGGKPRLYLIYSAGNFIEATEDTPFFQIGEHKYGKPILDRIIQRETSLEDATKAVLVSMDSTLRSNLSVGMPLDLTVIPTDSFDFRVRTRIEADNEEFAMISQSWSVALRKGFEDLPNVLD encoded by the coding sequence ATGACCTATTGTGTGGCGGTGCGCGTGGACCAGGGACTGGTCATGCTGTCGGACACCCGCACTAATGCGGGCATGGATAATATCGCGCGCTTCCGGAAGAGCTTCACTTACCATGTCCCCGGTGAGCGGGCGATCACGCTGATGTGTTCGGGCAACCTGTCCATCACCCAGGGGGTGAAGGCGGTGCTGAGCAAGGCGATCAAGGAAGCCCAACTCAACCCCGACATCGAAACGATCCTCAACTGCGACACCATGCATCGCGTGGCCCAGATTGTCGGCGATGCGATGCGCGCGATGCAGACCCGCTACCGCGACAGTATCGAGATGGGCGGCTCCGGTTCCAGTGCCTCGATCATGATCGCGGGCCAGCGCAAGGGCGGCAAACCACGCCTTTACCTGATCTATTCCGCCGGCAATTTCATCGAAGCGACCGAGGACACGCCTTTCTTTCAAATCGGCGAGCATAAATATGGCAAGCCGATCCTCGACCGCATCATCCAGCGCGAAACCAGCCTGGAGGATGCGACCAAGGCGGTGCTGGTGTCGATGGATTCGACGTTGCGTTCCAACCTCTCGGTGGGGATGCCGCTCGACCTGACGGTCATCCCGACCGACAGTTTCGACTTTCGCGTCCGCACCCGGATTGAGGCGGATAATGAGGAGTTCGCCATGATTTCCCAAAGCTGGAGCGTGGCGTTGCGCAAAGGGTTTGAGGATTTGCCCAACGTCCTGGATTGA
- a CDS encoding transglutaminase family protein, whose translation MKLLVRHQTIYRYAASAGRVAMRLKLMPVDTPAQRVLEWQVSVNDEPLTSFRPNSYGEREAIWIRHDQLDNATIVAEGLVETRESHGVVGHLQSRVDPRYFLRDTRLTRGSEGIAALARDLPEGDGPLATLHALSAAVSDAVQYRAGVTTSDTTAAEAFALGAGVCQDHAQVFIAAARALRVPARYVSGYLLAGERDALHETHGWAEAFVPELGWIGFDPSNRVCVTERYLRVASGLDANDAAPIRGSVTVAGDIWIDADVRIAQAEDGVEERQLQKQQQQSIPPPDS comes from the coding sequence ATGAAGCTGCTCGTCCGTCACCAGACCATTTATCGCTATGCCGCTTCGGCCGGGCGGGTGGCGATGCGCCTGAAGCTGATGCCGGTCGATACGCCGGCGCAGAGGGTGCTGGAATGGCAGGTGAGCGTCAATGATGAGCCGCTGACCAGCTTCCGCCCCAATAGCTACGGTGAACGGGAGGCGATCTGGATACGCCACGACCAGCTCGACAATGCGACGATCGTGGCCGAAGGACTGGTCGAGACGCGCGAGAGTCATGGCGTGGTCGGCCATCTGCAGAGCCGGGTCGACCCCCGCTATTTCCTGCGCGATACCCGGCTGACTCGCGGGTCGGAGGGAATCGCCGCCCTGGCGCGCGATTTGCCGGAGGGAGATGGTCCACTCGCCACGCTCCATGCCCTGTCCGCGGCTGTCAGTGACGCCGTCCAGTATCGCGCCGGCGTCACCACGTCCGATACCACCGCCGCCGAAGCCTTCGCACTGGGGGCCGGTGTCTGCCAGGACCATGCGCAGGTCTTCATCGCCGCCGCGCGCGCGCTGCGCGTCCCCGCGCGCTATGTTTCGGGCTATCTGCTCGCGGGCGAGAGGGATGCGTTGCACGAAACCCATGGCTGGGCCGAAGCCTTTGTCCCCGAACTGGGCTGGATCGGCTTCGATCCGTCCAATCGCGTTTGCGTGACTGAACGCTATCTCCGTGTGGCCAGCGGGCTGGATGCCAATGACGCCGCACCGATCCGTGGTTCGGTGACGGTGGCGGGCGATATCTGGATTGACGCCGACGTCCGGATCGCGCAGGCGGAGGACGGAGTTGAGGAACGGCAGTTGCAGAAGCAGCAACAGCAAAGCATCCCGCCGCCCGACTCCTAG
- a CDS encoding alpha-E domain-containing protein: MLSRTAENLFWMARYMERAEATARLLTMGQRMAILPGAHHRDEWRSVVRATGAGHQFPEGTIVTESDAIAYLMLDLDNPSSIRSCLLKARANAKSARTMLTQDMWEALNEGWRKLDSYDVSEARQQLPALIDWVKTRVMTFRGAAHSGQLRNEGHDFLRTGSALERAQMTLRLLDVKYYVLLPETEVIGGNRDHYQWTSVLYALSGARAYHHVYGGTYTPWQITDFLMLNRLFPRSVAYCYDQLAYRLNRLGGWHDARGDCHDTVQDLVVGLESQDSGEIFRRGLHETVQNGLLMTNRLGAEIAQTYHFG; this comes from the coding sequence ATGCTGAGCCGGACCGCCGAAAATCTCTTCTGGATGGCGCGCTATATGGAGCGGGCGGAGGCCACCGCGCGGCTGCTGACCATGGGGCAGCGCATGGCGATCCTGCCGGGCGCGCATCATCGCGACGAATGGCGCTCCGTTGTTCGCGCGACCGGGGCGGGGCATCAATTCCCTGAAGGCACGATCGTCACGGAAAGCGACGCCATCGCCTATCTGATGCTGGACCTGGACAATCCCAGCTCGATCCGCTCCTGCCTGCTCAAGGCCCGCGCCAACGCCAAGTCGGCGCGCACCATGTTGACCCAGGACATGTGGGAAGCACTGAACGAAGGCTGGCGCAAGCTCGACAGCTATGATGTGAGCGAGGCGCGGCAGCAGCTTCCCGCCCTGATCGATTGGGTGAAGACCCGTGTCATGACCTTCCGCGGCGCGGCCCATTCGGGTCAGCTCCGCAATGAGGGGCATGATTTTCTACGTACCGGATCGGCGCTGGAGCGCGCGCAGATGACCCTGCGTCTGCTCGACGTCAAATACTATGTGCTGCTGCCCGAAACCGAGGTGATCGGCGGCAATCGCGATCATTATCAATGGACGTCGGTGCTGTACGCGCTGTCGGGCGCGCGCGCCTATCATCATGTCTATGGCGGCACCTACACGCCCTGGCAGATCACCGATTTCCTGATGCTCAACCGCCTTTTTCCGCGCAGCGTCGCCTATTGCTATGACCAACTCGCCTACCGTCTCAATCGTCTGGGTGGCTGGCATGACGCGCGTGGCGACTGCCATGACACGGTGCAGGATCTGGTCGTTGGCCTTGAAAGCCAGGACAGCGGCGAAATCTTTCGGCGCGGCTTGCATGAAACGGTGCAGAACGGGTTGTTGATGACCAACCGACTGGGCGCCGAAATCGCCCAGACCTATCATTTCGGCTGA
- a CDS encoding circularly permuted type 2 ATP-grasp protein, whose amino-acid sequence MPFHEMFEPEGSIRPCYDEVQKWVERTGIAGLNRRMDEAEAIFRRIGITFAVYGEGGDPERLIPFDLLPRIFTAQEWRILDKGIRQRARALNAFLHDVYHRGEIVKAGVMPADIIYQNSAYLAEMADFTPPGKVYSHIVGIDIVRTGPGSFEVLEDNCRTPSGVSYMLENREIMTRMFPELFAQGVVAPVDDYPAELLKSLKEVAPPACKGDPVVVVLTPGSLNSAYYEHSFLADLMGVELVEPADLFVDNDRVWMKTTLGPKAVDVIYRRIDDEYIDPLVFRPDSLLGVPGIFNVYRSGGVTLASAPGSGIADDKAVYIYVPEMIRFYLGEKPILDNIQTWQCGKPDELAYVLENLHELVAKEVHGSGGYGMLIGPKSTKDEIAAYAERIKANPGEFIAQPTLDLSTVPTLGPAAVVGRHADFRPYCLVGKQIRLVPGGLTRVALTEGSLVVNSSQGGGVKDTWVLQD is encoded by the coding sequence TTGCCCTTCCATGAAATGTTTGAGCCTGAGGGTTCGATACGCCCCTGTTACGACGAAGTGCAGAAGTGGGTGGAGCGAACGGGCATTGCCGGGCTTAACCGTCGCATGGACGAAGCGGAGGCGATCTTTCGTCGGATCGGCATCACCTTCGCCGTCTATGGCGAGGGCGGCGACCCGGAGCGGCTGATCCCCTTCGACTTGCTGCCGCGCATCTTCACCGCGCAGGAATGGCGCATCCTTGACAAGGGTATCCGGCAGCGCGCGCGCGCGCTCAATGCCTTCCTCCACGATGTCTATCATCGGGGCGAGATTGTGAAAGCGGGCGTCATGCCCGCCGACATCATCTACCAGAACAGCGCCTATCTGGCGGAAATGGCCGACTTCACTCCACCGGGGAAGGTCTACAGCCATATTGTCGGCATCGACATCGTGCGCACCGGGCCGGGCAGTTTCGAGGTGCTGGAGGATAATTGCCGCACCCCGTCGGGCGTGTCCTACATGCTCGAAAATCGTGAGATCATGACGCGCATGTTCCCGGAACTGTTCGCGCAGGGGGTGGTGGCCCCGGTTGATGATTATCCCGCCGAATTGCTGAAAAGCCTGAAGGAAGTCGCGCCCCCGGCGTGCAAAGGCGATCCCGTGGTGGTGGTGCTCACCCCCGGATCGCTCAACAGCGCTTATTATGAGCACAGCTTCCTCGCCGACCTGATGGGCGTGGAACTGGTGGAGCCGGCCGACCTGTTCGTCGACAATGACCGGGTGTGGATGAAGACCACGCTGGGACCGAAAGCCGTCGATGTCATCTATCGCCGTATCGACGACGAATATATCGATCCATTGGTCTTCCGCCCCGACAGCCTGCTGGGCGTGCCGGGCATCTTCAACGTCTATCGGAGCGGCGGCGTGACGCTGGCATCGGCGCCCGGATCGGGCATCGCCGACGACAAGGCGGTCTATATCTATGTGCCGGAGATGATCCGCTTCTACCTGGGTGAGAAGCCGATCCTCGACAATATCCAGACCTGGCAATGCGGCAAGCCGGACGAACTGGCCTATGTGCTGGAAAATCTGCATGAGTTGGTCGCGAAGGAAGTCCATGGATCGGGCGGCTACGGCATGTTGATCGGTCCCAAGTCGACCAAGGACGAGATCGCCGCCTATGCCGAACGGATCAAGGCCAATCCGGGCGAGTTCATTGCCCAGCCGACGCTGGACCTGTCGACCGTGCCGACGCTCGGCCCGGCGGCGGTGGTCGGCCGTCATGCCGACTTCCGCCCCTATTGCCTGGTCGGCAAGCAGATACGCCTCGTCCCCGGCGGCCTGACCCGCGTCGCGCTGACGGAAGGGTCGCTGGTGGTCAACTCCAGCCAGGGCGGCGGGGTGAAGGATACCTGGGTGTTGCAGGACTGA
- a CDS encoding MarR family transcriptional regulator — MLMHTIEDPWARVSNVLAILNDEVDRLRHHSASIPVFSPLTDDRLISVAKQYLEIRRQRCEEVPDLFQDPAWDILIDLFLSNLNGKRVSVSSACIASCAPPTTALRYIGHLQERGFIDSSCDKQDGRLRILNLTPMGQDLVARFMVRLARMM; from the coding sequence ATGCTGATGCACACAATTGAAGATCCTTGGGCGCGAGTAAGCAATGTCTTGGCTATTCTCAATGATGAAGTGGATCGTCTCCGTCATCATTCGGCTTCGATACCTGTCTTTAGCCCGTTGACGGATGATCGCCTCATATCTGTGGCTAAGCAATATCTCGAAATACGACGTCAAAGATGCGAGGAAGTGCCGGATCTGTTCCAAGATCCTGCTTGGGATATCCTCATTGATCTCTTCTTGTCCAATCTGAACGGAAAAAGAGTATCGGTAAGCAGCGCTTGCATTGCATCCTGTGCGCCGCCGACCACCGCGTTGAGATATATTGGTCATCTCCAAGAGAGAGGGTTCATTGATAGCTCCTGCGACAAACAAGACGGACGGCTCCGGATTTTGAACTTAACCCCAATGGGCCAGGATTTGGTCGCACGCTTTATGGTCCGGCTTGCGCGCATGATGTAA
- a CDS encoding LuxR C-terminal-related transcriptional regulator, whose translation MRDIVSQRTEGLSEKQKLCLRLVGQGLSSKEIAPIAETTYGVVDNIISTACLKIGVRSRREAARILLAEENSGVQQLHVQPVGVASASIADDERVQAEQQPGVLATLKETLAALFRLPPIGGRANDLNNGERVLAMARITFVCALLLIAAVVIVQGIAQLLI comes from the coding sequence ATGAGGGATATCGTGAGCCAACGGACGGAAGGTCTATCCGAGAAACAGAAGCTCTGTCTGCGGTTGGTGGGACAGGGATTGTCTTCCAAAGAAATCGCGCCGATCGCGGAGACCACCTATGGCGTGGTCGATAATATCATTTCAACCGCCTGCCTGAAAATTGGCGTCCGCAGTCGCAGAGAGGCCGCACGGATATTGTTGGCTGAGGAAAATAGCGGGGTGCAGCAATTGCATGTGCAGCCGGTGGGCGTTGCATCGGCGTCCATTGCCGATGATGAACGGGTCCAGGCCGAACAACAGCCAGGCGTTCTCGCAACGTTGAAAGAGACATTGGCTGCCTTGTTCCGCCTTCCACCGATAGGAGGTCGAGCAAATGATCTGAACAATGGCGAACGAGTGTTGGCAATGGCGCGCATTACCTTTGTATGCGCTTTGCTTCTCATCGCTGCGGTTGTGATCGTTCAGGGCATCGCTCAGCTTCTTATCTGA
- a CDS encoding S24 family peptidase, giving the protein MLEESHEAANVRSTLDRLIAERRESYSDISRLIGRNSAYIQQFIKRGTPRKLDEEDRRVLARYFGVSETMLGGASVGAAPPARLRGLPAIVAVPRLALGASAGGGTLDEDERAAGVMAFDARWLRHLGVRPQRVSMIRVDGESMAPTLSDGDDIMVDHDDDADRLRDGVYVLRLDGVLMVKRIAMGPLRGRFSVVSDNPHYPDWADIDPALVDIVGRVVWTGRRLN; this is encoded by the coding sequence ATGCTCGAGGAAAGCCATGAGGCTGCGAACGTTCGGTCAACGTTAGATCGGCTGATCGCCGAGCGCAGGGAAAGTTATTCTGACATCTCGCGGCTGATTGGTCGCAATTCCGCATATATCCAGCAATTCATCAAGCGCGGTACCCCGCGTAAGCTGGATGAGGAGGATCGGCGGGTGCTGGCGCGGTATTTCGGCGTGTCCGAAACGATGCTGGGCGGGGCGTCGGTGGGGGCTGCTCCGCCTGCACGCTTGCGGGGGTTGCCGGCCATCGTCGCCGTGCCGCGTCTCGCGCTGGGCGCATCTGCGGGCGGCGGCACGCTGGACGAGGATGAACGGGCGGCGGGCGTGATGGCGTTCGACGCGCGCTGGTTGCGGCATCTGGGCGTGCGGCCACAGCGCGTCTCGATGATCCGGGTCGACGGCGAATCGATGGCGCCTACGCTGAGCGACGGCGACGACATCATGGTCGATCATGACGATGATGCGGATCGGTTGCGCGACGGCGTTTATGTGCTGCGGCTCGACGGCGTGCTGATGGTCAAGCGCATCGCCATGGGGCCGCTGCGCGGGCGGTTCAGCGTCGTCAGCGACAATCCCCATTATCCCGACTGGGCTGACATCGATCCTGCGCTGGTGGATATTGTCGGCCGGGTCGTCTGGACCGGCCGCCGCTTGAACTAA
- a CDS encoding thermonuclease family protein → MIALLPFLISIYQAPVTCVAIDGDTIRCPEIGRVRLLGIDAPEMAGHCRKGRICVVGDPMKSKAKLAWLIRGGVTIAPVTRDRYGRTVAQVYAGDRNVACAQLRAGMVIYKPKWDNGRRLAGECRYARGKP, encoded by the coding sequence ATGATTGCGCTTCTTCCGTTTCTGATCAGCATTTATCAAGCTCCAGTAACCTGTGTGGCAATTGACGGCGACACCATCCGCTGCCCGGAGATCGGCCGGGTTCGACTGTTGGGCATCGATGCGCCGGAGATGGCGGGACATTGCCGCAAGGGCCGTATCTGCGTTGTGGGCGATCCCATGAAGAGCAAAGCGAAGTTGGCGTGGTTGATCCGCGGCGGCGTGACGATCGCACCGGTGACACGGGACAGGTATGGCCGAACCGTCGCCCAGGTATACGCAGGCGACAGGAATGTTGCCTGCGCTCAACTGCGCGCTGGGATGGTCATTTATAAGCCGAAGTGGGACAATGGGCGACGACTCGCGGGGGAGTGTCGATATGCTCGAGGAAAGCCATGA
- a CDS encoding IS256 family transposase: MPRRKEPAIPADLLDQLLAGSDAASALQQGGLLDSLKKALAERALNAEMDYHLGDAPQVGNSRNGYGRKTVVTDTGKIEIEVPRDRHASFDPQLIAKYQRRFPGFDDKIVSMYARGMSTREIVGHLRDLYGIDVSPDLISTVTDAVLEEVAAWQARPLDPAYPLVFFDAIRVKIRDEGLVRNKAIHIALGVRADGGKVVLGLWIEQNEGAKFWLRVMNELRNRGVEDIMLAVVDGLKGFPEAITAVFPEAIVQTCIVHLLRNSMDFVSWKDRKALAGALKTVYRATDAIAAEEALTAFEAGEWGRRYPAIGQSWRRAWAEVIPFFAFPDEVRRIVYTTNAIEALNAQLRRAVRARGHFPSDDSATKLLYLILNRSEKEWKMPPREWSMAKAQFAVLFGERFIKAMAA, from the coding sequence ATGCCTCGACGCAAGGAGCCGGCGATCCCGGCTGATTTACTCGATCAACTCTTGGCCGGCAGCGATGCCGCCAGTGCGCTCCAGCAGGGCGGCCTGCTGGATTCATTGAAGAAGGCGCTGGCCGAACGGGCGCTCAACGCCGAGATGGATTACCACCTTGGCGATGCCCCGCAGGTCGGGAACAGCCGCAATGGCTATGGCCGCAAGACGGTGGTGACGGACACCGGCAAGATCGAGATCGAGGTGCCGCGCGATCGTCATGCCAGCTTTGATCCGCAACTGATCGCCAAGTACCAGCGCCGGTTTCCGGGCTTCGACGACAAGATCGTCTCGATGTATGCGCGCGGCATGAGCACACGGGAGATCGTCGGGCACTTGCGCGATCTGTACGGTATCGACGTCTCGCCGGACCTGATCTCGACGGTGACCGACGCCGTGCTCGAAGAGGTCGCCGCCTGGCAGGCCCGACCGCTCGATCCGGCCTATCCGCTGGTTTTCTTCGACGCGATCCGGGTCAAGATCCGTGACGAAGGTCTGGTCCGCAACAAGGCTATCCACATCGCGCTGGGCGTGCGTGCCGATGGCGGCAAGGTCGTCCTGGGCCTGTGGATCGAGCAGAACGAGGGCGCCAAATTCTGGCTGCGGGTGATGAACGAGCTGAGGAACCGCGGTGTTGAGGACATCATGCTGGCCGTCGTAGACGGCCTGAAGGGCTTTCCAGAGGCCATCACCGCCGTGTTCCCCGAGGCGATCGTCCAAACCTGCATCGTCCACCTGCTGCGCAACTCGATGGACTTCGTGTCGTGGAAGGATCGCAAGGCGCTCGCTGGTGCACTGAAGACCGTCTACCGCGCCACCGATGCCATCGCTGCCGAGGAGGCCCTGACAGCCTTCGAGGCCGGCGAATGGGGTCGGCGCTATCCTGCGATCGGCCAGAGCTGGCGCCGTGCATGGGCCGAGGTTATCCCGTTCTTTGCCTTCCCCGACGAGGTCCGCCGCATCGTTTATACGACAAACGCCATCGAGGCGTTGAATGCCCAGCTTCGACGGGCGGTCAGGGCCAGGGGGCACTTTCCCAGCGACGATTCAGCGACCAAGCTGCTCTATCTGATCTTGAACCGATCCGAGAAAGAGTGGAAAATGCCGCCACGTGAGTGGTCCATGGCCAAGGCCCAGTTCGCCGTGCTGTTCGGAGAACGCTTCATCAAGGCCATGGCAGCGTAA